The Thunnus albacares chromosome 21, fThuAlb1.1, whole genome shotgun sequence genome window below encodes:
- the xylb gene encoding xylulose kinase isoform X1 has product MFNPCCSAAQSVCVCVCVCFLLMAAAQDSSLYLGFDFSTQQLKVVAIDGNLNVVHQNNVQFDSELPEFRTQGGVHIHTDRLTVTSPVLMWVKALDLLLDKMKRAGLDLSRVRALSGSGQQHGSVFWRRGASQTLRDLDPDQNLTQLLQHSFSVSDSPVWMDSSSSQQCLDLQAAAGGALRLAEITGSRAYERFTGNQIAKLLQSRPDEYQDTERISLVSSFAASLFLGDYAAIDYSDGSGMNLLDIRTRTWSEICLEATAPHLDRLLGAPQPSTSVLGPVSSYFMRRFGFSESCSVVAFTGDNPASLAGMRLQQGDIAVSLGTSDTVFLWIQQPRPALEGHIFCNPVDWQAYMALLCFKNGSLTRERIRNECAGASWEVFSAALRETPLGNNGNIGFYFDTMEITPPAVGVHRFDPDDKKVSSVSPQVEVRALVEGQFLSRRLHAERLGYSIIPGTRVLATGGASSNKEILQVLSDVFNAPVYTIDLSNSACLGSAYRALHGLVAESGVSFSDVVKKAPEPQLAATPHPTAQEVYNKMLKRYARLEERVLQESRP; this is encoded by the exons atgtttaacCCCTGCTGCTCCGCGgctcagtctgtgtgtgtgtgtgtgtgtgtgtgtttcctcctcaTGGCCGCCGCTCAGGACTCTTCTCTCTATCTGGGCTTCGACTTCAGCACTCAGCAG ctgaAGGTCGTCGCCATCGATGGAAACCTGAACGTTGTTCATCAGAACAATGTTCAGTTTGACTCTGAGCTTCCTGAGTTCAG GACTCAGGGAGGAGTTCACATCcacactgacagactgactgtCACCTCACCTGTACTGATGTGGGTCAag GCTCTTGACTTGCTATTGGACAAGATGAAGAGGGCGGGGCTTGACTTGTCCCGCGTCAGAGCGCTGTCAGGCAGCGGCCAG CAACACGGCAGCGTGTTCTGGAGAAGAGGAGCGTCTCAGACTCTCAGAGACCTGGACCCGGACCAGAACCTGACCCAgctgctgcag CACAGTTTCTCGGTGTCGGACTCTCCGGTGTGGATGGACTCCAGCAGCAGTCAGCAGTGTCTGGACCTgcaggcagcagcaggaggagctcTGAGACTGGCAGAGATCACCGGATCCAGAGCCTacgag CGGTTCACAGGAAACCAGATCGCCAAGCTGCTGCAGAGCCGACCGGACGAGTACCAGGACACCGAG aggaTCTCACTGGTCAGCAGTTTTGCAGCTTCTCTCTTCCTCGGTGATTACGCCGCCATCGACTACAGCGACG GTTCGGGGATGAATCTGCTGGACATCAGGACCAGAACCTGGTCTGAGATCTGTCTGGAAGCCACCGCTCCTCATCTGGACCGACTGCTGGGAGCTCCACAACCCTCTACATCCGTACTG ggtCCAGTCTCCTCATATTTCATGCGTCGGTTCGGTTTCTCTGAGAGCTGCAGCGTGGTTGCTTTCACCGGAGACAACCCAG cgTCTCTGGCAGGAATGAGGCTCCAGCAAGGAGACATCGCT GTGAGTTTAGGTACCAGTGATACAGTGTTTCTGTGGATCCAGCAGCCTCGCCCGGCGCTGGAGGGTCACATCTTCTGTAACCCTGTTGACTGGCAGGCGTACATGGCTCTGCtgtg cttTAAGAATGGGTCACTAACAAGAGAACGCATCAGGAACGAGTGTGCTGGAGCATCATGGGAAGTTTTCTCTGCTGCCTTGAGAGAAACGCCGCTCGGAAACAACGGCAACATCG gtttttatTTTGACACCATGGAGATCACTCCTCCTGCAGTGGGAGTTCATCGCTTCGACCCCGACGACAAAAAg GTGTCCTCAGTGAGTCCTCAGGTGGAGGTTCGGGCTCTGGTTGAGGGTCAGTTTCTGTCCCGGAGGCTCCACGCTGAGCGGCTGGGATACTCCATCA TTCCAGGAACCAGAGTTTTGGCAACAGGAGGAGCTTCGTCTAATAAAGAGATTCTGCAG GTTCTGTCTGATGTGTTTAACGCTCCGGTTTACACCATCGACCTGTCAAACTCCGCCTGTCTGGGATCAGCATACAGAGCTCTGcatg gcctCGTAGCAGAATCTGGAGTTTCCTTCTCTGATGTGGTGAAGAAAGCACCGGAACCACAACTGGCCGCCACGCCGCATCCTACTGCACaggag GTGTATAATAAGATGCTGAAGCGCTACGCTCGATTGGAGGAGAGAGTCCTGCAAGAGTCCCGCCCCTGA
- the xylb gene encoding xylulose kinase isoform X2, with amino-acid sequence MVQLKVVAIDGNLNVVHQNNVQFDSELPEFRTQGGVHIHTDRLTVTSPVLMWVKALDLLLDKMKRAGLDLSRVRALSGSGQQHGSVFWRRGASQTLRDLDPDQNLTQLLQHSFSVSDSPVWMDSSSSQQCLDLQAAAGGALRLAEITGSRAYERFTGNQIAKLLQSRPDEYQDTERISLVSSFAASLFLGDYAAIDYSDGSGMNLLDIRTRTWSEICLEATAPHLDRLLGAPQPSTSVLGPVSSYFMRRFGFSESCSVVAFTGDNPASLAGMRLQQGDIAVSLGTSDTVFLWIQQPRPALEGHIFCNPVDWQAYMALLCFKNGSLTRERIRNECAGASWEVFSAALRETPLGNNGNIGFYFDTMEITPPAVGVHRFDPDDKKVSSVSPQVEVRALVEGQFLSRRLHAERLGYSIIPGTRVLATGGASSNKEILQVLSDVFNAPVYTIDLSNSACLGSAYRALHGLVAESGVSFSDVVKKAPEPQLAATPHPTAQEVYNKMLKRYARLEERVLQESRP; translated from the exons ATGGTGCAG ctgaAGGTCGTCGCCATCGATGGAAACCTGAACGTTGTTCATCAGAACAATGTTCAGTTTGACTCTGAGCTTCCTGAGTTCAG GACTCAGGGAGGAGTTCACATCcacactgacagactgactgtCACCTCACCTGTACTGATGTGGGTCAag GCTCTTGACTTGCTATTGGACAAGATGAAGAGGGCGGGGCTTGACTTGTCCCGCGTCAGAGCGCTGTCAGGCAGCGGCCAG CAACACGGCAGCGTGTTCTGGAGAAGAGGAGCGTCTCAGACTCTCAGAGACCTGGACCCGGACCAGAACCTGACCCAgctgctgcag CACAGTTTCTCGGTGTCGGACTCTCCGGTGTGGATGGACTCCAGCAGCAGTCAGCAGTGTCTGGACCTgcaggcagcagcaggaggagctcTGAGACTGGCAGAGATCACCGGATCCAGAGCCTacgag CGGTTCACAGGAAACCAGATCGCCAAGCTGCTGCAGAGCCGACCGGACGAGTACCAGGACACCGAG aggaTCTCACTGGTCAGCAGTTTTGCAGCTTCTCTCTTCCTCGGTGATTACGCCGCCATCGACTACAGCGACG GTTCGGGGATGAATCTGCTGGACATCAGGACCAGAACCTGGTCTGAGATCTGTCTGGAAGCCACCGCTCCTCATCTGGACCGACTGCTGGGAGCTCCACAACCCTCTACATCCGTACTG ggtCCAGTCTCCTCATATTTCATGCGTCGGTTCGGTTTCTCTGAGAGCTGCAGCGTGGTTGCTTTCACCGGAGACAACCCAG cgTCTCTGGCAGGAATGAGGCTCCAGCAAGGAGACATCGCT GTGAGTTTAGGTACCAGTGATACAGTGTTTCTGTGGATCCAGCAGCCTCGCCCGGCGCTGGAGGGTCACATCTTCTGTAACCCTGTTGACTGGCAGGCGTACATGGCTCTGCtgtg cttTAAGAATGGGTCACTAACAAGAGAACGCATCAGGAACGAGTGTGCTGGAGCATCATGGGAAGTTTTCTCTGCTGCCTTGAGAGAAACGCCGCTCGGAAACAACGGCAACATCG gtttttatTTTGACACCATGGAGATCACTCCTCCTGCAGTGGGAGTTCATCGCTTCGACCCCGACGACAAAAAg GTGTCCTCAGTGAGTCCTCAGGTGGAGGTTCGGGCTCTGGTTGAGGGTCAGTTTCTGTCCCGGAGGCTCCACGCTGAGCGGCTGGGATACTCCATCA TTCCAGGAACCAGAGTTTTGGCAACAGGAGGAGCTTCGTCTAATAAAGAGATTCTGCAG GTTCTGTCTGATGTGTTTAACGCTCCGGTTTACACCATCGACCTGTCAAACTCCGCCTGTCTGGGATCAGCATACAGAGCTCTGcatg gcctCGTAGCAGAATCTGGAGTTTCCTTCTCTGATGTGGTGAAGAAAGCACCGGAACCACAACTGGCCGCCACGCCGCATCCTACTGCACaggag GTGTATAATAAGATGCTGAAGCGCTACGCTCGATTGGAGGAGAGAGTCCTGCAAGAGTCCCGCCCCTGA
- the LOC122972265 gene encoding uncharacterized protein LOC122972265 isoform X2: protein MSCSCCCLVVPSAERLEGTNRKKQLLVREEEEEEEEKEEEEEEDRTNMDISLLRAQYWSSRERQKRHTQVLLFRTVSEELSEAVSVVPFTQALTSSWEPNSSPPPALTSDPDPWHVHLDLHRRSRPAVGVPPPASSLETTNSGDVGSSRRLSSSSGGSLQESRGRKLSVGSTTDSRCSSVSDTNEEEDDVFDADTSRTDPVQASVPGSPEASEGNPREEDPPDVFVCSSFSESSAPVASSSSSSSASNLPGKEPANVQTGNGVLQSSTAAWRGSRFTRQLSVGGVGSSTGGQQNQNYYPFPNRKTPRISEAARRLGMYSSF from the exons ATgtcctgctcctgctgctgcttagTGGTTCCCAGTGCGGAGCGACTGGAGg GGACAAACAGGAAGAAGCAGCTGCtggtgagagaggaggaagaggaggaggaggagaaggaagaagaggaagaggaggacaggacTAACATGGACATCTCTCTGCTGAGAGCTCAGTACtggagcagcagagagcgaCAGAAGAGACACACGCAGGTGCTTCTGTTCCGGACAG TCTCAGAGGAACTGTCGGAGGCCGTCAGCGTCGTCCCCTTCACTCAGGCTTTGACGTCGTCATGGGAACCGAACAGCAGCCCGCCGCCGGCTTTGACCTCCGACCCCGACCCCTGGCACGTCCACCTGGACCTCCACCGCCGCTCCCGCCCCGCCGTCGGCGTCCCGCCTCCCGCTTCCTCCCTGGAAACAACAAACAGCGGCGACGTCGGTTCCTCCAG GCGTTTGTCTTCTTCCTCTGGCGGCTCCCTGCAGGAGTCCAGAGGCAGAAAACTCTCTGTGGGTTCAACAACAGATTCACGCTGCAGCTCGGTCAGCGACACCAacgaagaagaagatgatgtcTTCGACGCTGATACGTCCAGGACGGATCCGGTCCAGGCTTCTGTTCCTGGTTCTCCTGAAGCCTCCGAGGGGAATCCCAGAGAAGAAGATCCTCCCGACGTCTTCGTCTGCAGCTCCTTCAGTGAAAGCTCCGCCCCCGTcgcctccagcagcagcagcagctccgcCTCCAACCTGCCGGGGAAGGAACCTGCCAACGTACAGACCGGTAACGGCGTCTTGCAGAGCAGCACCGCGGCGTGGAGGGGCTCCAGGTTCACCAGGCAGCTGAGCGTAGGGGGGGTGGGCTCCTCCACGGGGGGCCAGCAGAACCAGAACTACTACCCGTTCCCCAACAGGAAGACCCCGAGGATCTCTGAGGCCGCCAGGAGGCTGGGCATGTACTCGTCCTTCTGA
- the LOC122972265 gene encoding histone H3.v1-like isoform X1: MSSYKTFDTEQVCVCRSKVNRVSCVRPAGTNRKKQLLVREEEEEEEEKEEEEEEDRTNMDISLLRAQYWSSRERQKRHTQVLLFRTVSEELSEAVSVVPFTQALTSSWEPNSSPPPALTSDPDPWHVHLDLHRRSRPAVGVPPPASSLETTNSGDVGSSRRLSSSSGGSLQESRGRKLSVGSTTDSRCSSVSDTNEEEDDVFDADTSRTDPVQASVPGSPEASEGNPREEDPPDVFVCSSFSESSAPVASSSSSSSASNLPGKEPANVQTGNGVLQSSTAAWRGSRFTRQLSVGGVGSSTGGQQNQNYYPFPNRKTPRISEAARRLGMYSSF, encoded by the exons ATGAGCAGCTATAAAACATTTGACActgagcaggtgtgtgtgtgcaggtcaaaggtcaaccgTGTGTCATGTGTCCGCCCTGCAGGGACAAACAGGAAGAAGCAGCTGCtggtgagagaggaggaagaggaggaggaggagaaggaagaagaggaagaggaggacaggacTAACATGGACATCTCTCTGCTGAGAGCTCAGTACtggagcagcagagagcgaCAGAAGAGACACACGCAGGTGCTTCTGTTCCGGACAG TCTCAGAGGAACTGTCGGAGGCCGTCAGCGTCGTCCCCTTCACTCAGGCTTTGACGTCGTCATGGGAACCGAACAGCAGCCCGCCGCCGGCTTTGACCTCCGACCCCGACCCCTGGCACGTCCACCTGGACCTCCACCGCCGCTCCCGCCCCGCCGTCGGCGTCCCGCCTCCCGCTTCCTCCCTGGAAACAACAAACAGCGGCGACGTCGGTTCCTCCAG GCGTTTGTCTTCTTCCTCTGGCGGCTCCCTGCAGGAGTCCAGAGGCAGAAAACTCTCTGTGGGTTCAACAACAGATTCACGCTGCAGCTCGGTCAGCGACACCAacgaagaagaagatgatgtcTTCGACGCTGATACGTCCAGGACGGATCCGGTCCAGGCTTCTGTTCCTGGTTCTCCTGAAGCCTCCGAGGGGAATCCCAGAGAAGAAGATCCTCCCGACGTCTTCGTCTGCAGCTCCTTCAGTGAAAGCTCCGCCCCCGTcgcctccagcagcagcagcagctccgcCTCCAACCTGCCGGGGAAGGAACCTGCCAACGTACAGACCGGTAACGGCGTCTTGCAGAGCAGCACCGCGGCGTGGAGGGGCTCCAGGTTCACCAGGCAGCTGAGCGTAGGGGGGGTGGGCTCCTCCACGGGGGGCCAGCAGAACCAGAACTACTACCCGTTCCCCAACAGGAAGACCCCGAGGATCTCTGAGGCCGCCAGGAGGCTGGGCATGTACTCGTCCTTCTGA
- the LOC122972265 gene encoding uncharacterized protein LOC122972265 isoform X3, with the protein MDISLLRAQYWSSRERQKRHTQVLLFRTVSEELSEAVSVVPFTQALTSSWEPNSSPPPALTSDPDPWHVHLDLHRRSRPAVGVPPPASSLETTNSGDVGSSRRLSSSSGGSLQESRGRKLSVGSTTDSRCSSVSDTNEEEDDVFDADTSRTDPVQASVPGSPEASEGNPREEDPPDVFVCSSFSESSAPVASSSSSSSASNLPGKEPANVQTGNGVLQSSTAAWRGSRFTRQLSVGGVGSSTGGQQNQNYYPFPNRKTPRISEAARRLGMYSSF; encoded by the exons ATGGACATCTCTCTGCTGAGAGCTCAGTACtggagcagcagagagcgaCAGAAGAGACACACGCAGGTGCTTCTGTTCCGGACAG TCTCAGAGGAACTGTCGGAGGCCGTCAGCGTCGTCCCCTTCACTCAGGCTTTGACGTCGTCATGGGAACCGAACAGCAGCCCGCCGCCGGCTTTGACCTCCGACCCCGACCCCTGGCACGTCCACCTGGACCTCCACCGCCGCTCCCGCCCCGCCGTCGGCGTCCCGCCTCCCGCTTCCTCCCTGGAAACAACAAACAGCGGCGACGTCGGTTCCTCCAG GCGTTTGTCTTCTTCCTCTGGCGGCTCCCTGCAGGAGTCCAGAGGCAGAAAACTCTCTGTGGGTTCAACAACAGATTCACGCTGCAGCTCGGTCAGCGACACCAacgaagaagaagatgatgtcTTCGACGCTGATACGTCCAGGACGGATCCGGTCCAGGCTTCTGTTCCTGGTTCTCCTGAAGCCTCCGAGGGGAATCCCAGAGAAGAAGATCCTCCCGACGTCTTCGTCTGCAGCTCCTTCAGTGAAAGCTCCGCCCCCGTcgcctccagcagcagcagcagctccgcCTCCAACCTGCCGGGGAAGGAACCTGCCAACGTACAGACCGGTAACGGCGTCTTGCAGAGCAGCACCGCGGCGTGGAGGGGCTCCAGGTTCACCAGGCAGCTGAGCGTAGGGGGGGTGGGCTCCTCCACGGGGGGCCAGCAGAACCAGAACTACTACCCGTTCCCCAACAGGAAGACCCCGAGGATCTCTGAGGCCGCCAGGAGGCTGGGCATGTACTCGTCCTTCTGA